A genome region from Coffea arabica cultivar ET-39 chromosome 7e, Coffea Arabica ET-39 HiFi, whole genome shotgun sequence includes the following:
- the LOC113699464 gene encoding uncharacterized protein isoform X4: MSNKKKKMKREKKSSRVCWATEANLCQVKFFQSEDCPSAVGREPPGNPHERVSNANIATADGCPGSSVGSYPNLLSHKGVSHIPQIPWRTPPRFDLKFKCHVAAGEESEEVEVQKHREMRVREVVYPHFSAVPPSPSISSDVEAEHFDDWHTPVIPVIAIEEAAETDCLYNETAALNISAKSEPANMSQSPSTSEIFDIPQSKSLLSRELSKGKKSDHAPLQDLDGPMVAAAAATTAIMKSKEHGSLIGPELMIKLLSNPKLVQKLIDERGLASDTTTGTSGSRKAESSVHRPSSQGSFLFEEATIESCKSDSPRTEFIHRSSKMKGSPAAPSRIRAYVASTKTGPSSAWDEVEQSLHFQSSTLVSLVQKSTTKNTRPGNAGIEALLRPGNQSLAAMAQIGTGLGPKQVTTSISLLRSKSDLPSQNSNCEVFQRADVGNMSLLKASDALSSSTPDVLSKKSTGRYIQLADNGHMAVPRLLKRAPSTNIEIGAGSCSKTVAPPVPLLISNPDFPGTAFEPKKVTPSVPLSSALPDFSKKSSREHGPLLYTSFPEPAVERHSHTFPRMQAESLVDRLDTAYIAAHLGTSPLSGSLVEVYRLKKLIEEHGSHDCAGNDYVGRIPAPSSVPGAEHPSFPLEPLRKDISYFQSLIKQYGEERGNQDDELSLYGISYNHVQSKEADRKSKRACKFYNSSKGCRNGSSCPFEHDVPGRWRTDVVLEAPGAKRVKLGGIFTGRT, from the exons AtgtcaaacaagaaaaaaaaaatgaagcgaGAGAAGAAATCCAGCAGAGTTTGTTGGGCAACTGAAGCTAATCTTTGTCAG GTAAAATTTTTCCAATCAGAAGATTGCCCATCTGCGGTAGGTAGGGAACCTCCTGGAAATCCTCACGAAAGGGTATCAAATGCAAATATTGCGACTGCTGATGGTTGTCCTGGATCGTCAGTCGGAAGCTACCCCAACCTACTGAGCCATAAAGGTGTCTCACACATTCCTCAGATTCCGTGGAGAACTCCTCCTCGA TTTGATTTGAAGTTTAAATGTCACGTGGCTGCTGGGGAAGAAAGTGAAGAAGTAGAGGTTCAAAAGCATAGGGAAATGAGAGTGCGTGAGGTAGTTTATCCTCACTTTTCTGCTGTTCCTCCCAG CCCCTCGATCTCATCGGATGTGGAAGCCGAACATTTTGATGATTGGCATACTCCGGTTATTCCTGTCATTGCAATTGAAGAAGCAGCAGAAACGGACTGCCTGTATAATGAAACAGCAGCGCTCAACATTTCCGCCAAGTCAGAACCAGCAAATATGTCCCAAAGCCCATCAACTTCTGAAATTTTTGACATCCCTCAGAGCAAGTCTCTTCTTTCTCGAGAGCTATCTAAAGGTAAAAAATCTGATCATGCACCACTGCAAGATCTAGATGGCCCAATGGTTGCAGCAGCAGCTGCCACAACTGCAATCATGAAAAGTAAAGAGCATGGAAGTTTAATAGGCCCAGAGTTGATGATAAAGCTTCTTAGCAACCCAAAATTGGTACAGAAACTGATTGATGAACGAGGACTAGCTTCAGATACTACAACTGGAACATCTGGATCAAGGAAGGCCGAGTCTTCAGTTCACCGTCCAAGCTCTCAAGGCAGCTTTCTGTTTGAGGAAGCTACCATCGAAAGCTGCAAATCTGACAGTCCCAGAACAGAGTTCATCCACAGGTCGTCAaagatgaaaggctcaccagctGCCCCAAGTAGAATTAGGGCTTACGTGGCCAGTACTAAAACTGGACCATCATCTGCATGGGATGAAGTAGAACAGTCACTTCATTTTCAGAGCTCAACTCTTGTTTCATTGGTCCAGAAGTCCACTACCAAAAATACACGGCCAGGCAATGCAGGAATTGAGGCTCTACTAAGGCCAGGGAATCAATCATTAGCTGCTATGGCACAAATTGGAACAGGTCTTGGACCAAAGCAAGTGACCACATCAATTTCATTACTGAGATCAAAGTCCGATTTGCCAAGTCAGAACTCCAATTGTGAAGTCTTTCAAAGAGCTGATGTTGGAAATATGTCTCTGCTGAAAGCATCAGATGCCTTATCAAGCTCAACTCCTGATGTTTTGAGTAAGAAATCCACTGGTAGATATATTCAACTGGCCGATAATGGACATATGGCTGTACCAAGGCTATTGAAACGAGCACCATCCACCAATATTGAGATTGGAGCAGGCTCTTGCTCAAAGACAGTGGCACCACCAGTTCCCTTGCTGATCTCAAATCCTGATTTTCCAG GAACAGCTTTTGAGCCAAAGAAAGTGACACCATCTGTTCCTTTGTCAAGCGCATTGCCTGATTTCAGCAAGAAATCTTCTAGAGAACATGGTCCACTTTTATACACTAGCTTCCCTGAGCCTGCTGTAGAGAGGCATTCCCATACCTTTCCCCGAATGCAAGCTGAATCCTTGGTTGATCGGTTGGATACTGCATATATAGCAGCACATCTTGGAACTTCACCTCTCTCTGGATCACTTGTGGAGGTATATCGCCTTAAGAAGTTGATTGAAGAACATGGGTCGCATGATTGTGCTGGAAATGATTATGTTGGTAGAATTCCTGCTCCATCTTCTGTGCCTGGCGCAGAGCATCCATCTTTTCCTTTGGAGCCCTTGAGG AAAGATATCAGTTACTTCCAGTCCTTAATCAAGCAATACGGGGAAGAAAGAGGAAATCAGGATGATGAGCTGTCTCTGTATGGAATATCTTACAATCACGTGCAATCAAAGGAAGCAGATCGAAAGTCTAAGAGAGCATGTAAGTTCTATAACAGTTCAAAGGGATGCCGAAATGGTTCCAGCTGCCCTTTCGAGCATGATGTACCTGGACGGTGGAGGACTGATGTTGTGTTGGAGGCGCCTGGTGCAAAGAGGGTGAAGCTTGGTGGGATTTTTACAGGGAGAACATGA
- the LOC113699464 gene encoding uncharacterized protein isoform X3, giving the protein MSNKKKKMKREKKSSRVCWATEANLCQVPRLLFVQVKFFQSEDCPSAVGREPPGNPHERVSNANIATADGCPGSSVGSYPNLLSHKGVSHIPQIPWRTPPRFKCHVAAGEESEEVEVQKHREMRVREVVYPHFSAVPPSPSISSDVEAEHFDDWHTPVIPVIAIEEAAETDCLYNETAALNISAKSEPANMSQSPSTSEIFDIPQSKSLLSRELSKGKKSDHAPLQDLDGPMVAAAAATTAIMKSKEHGSLIGPELMIKLLSNPKLVQKLIDERGLASDTTTGTSGSRKAESSVHRPSSQGSFLFEEATIESCKSDSPRTEFIHRSSKMKGSPAAPSRIRAYVASTKTGPSSAWDEVEQSLHFQSSTLVSLVQKSTTKNTRPGNAGIEALLRPGNQSLAAMAQIGTGLGPKQVTTSISLLRSKSDLPSQNSNCEVFQRADVGNMSLLKASDALSSSTPDVLSKKSTGRYIQLADNGHMAVPRLLKRAPSTNIEIGAGSCSKTVAPPVPLLISNPDFPGTAFEPKKVTPSVPLSSALPDFSKKSSREHGPLLYTSFPEPAVERHSHTFPRMQAESLVDRLDTAYIAAHLGTSPLSGSLVEVYRLKKLIEEHGSHDCAGNDYVGRIPAPSSVPGAEHPSFPLEPLRKDISYFQSLIKQYGEERGNQDDELSLYGISYNHVQSKEADRKSKRACKFYNSSKGCRNGSSCPFEHDVPGRWRTDVVLEAPGAKRVKLGGIFTGRT; this is encoded by the exons AtgtcaaacaagaaaaaaaaaatgaagcgaGAGAAGAAATCCAGCAGAGTTTGTTGGGCAACTGAAGCTAATCTTTGTCAG GTCCCTCGTTTGTTATTTGTGCAGGTAAAATTTTTCCAATCAGAAGATTGCCCATCTGCGGTAGGTAGGGAACCTCCTGGAAATCCTCACGAAAGGGTATCAAATGCAAATATTGCGACTGCTGATGGTTGTCCTGGATCGTCAGTCGGAAGCTACCCCAACCTACTGAGCCATAAAGGTGTCTCACACATTCCTCAGATTCCGTGGAGAACTCCTCCTCGA TTTAAATGTCACGTGGCTGCTGGGGAAGAAAGTGAAGAAGTAGAGGTTCAAAAGCATAGGGAAATGAGAGTGCGTGAGGTAGTTTATCCTCACTTTTCTGCTGTTCCTCCCAG CCCCTCGATCTCATCGGATGTGGAAGCCGAACATTTTGATGATTGGCATACTCCGGTTATTCCTGTCATTGCAATTGAAGAAGCAGCAGAAACGGACTGCCTGTATAATGAAACAGCAGCGCTCAACATTTCCGCCAAGTCAGAACCAGCAAATATGTCCCAAAGCCCATCAACTTCTGAAATTTTTGACATCCCTCAGAGCAAGTCTCTTCTTTCTCGAGAGCTATCTAAAGGTAAAAAATCTGATCATGCACCACTGCAAGATCTAGATGGCCCAATGGTTGCAGCAGCAGCTGCCACAACTGCAATCATGAAAAGTAAAGAGCATGGAAGTTTAATAGGCCCAGAGTTGATGATAAAGCTTCTTAGCAACCCAAAATTGGTACAGAAACTGATTGATGAACGAGGACTAGCTTCAGATACTACAACTGGAACATCTGGATCAAGGAAGGCCGAGTCTTCAGTTCACCGTCCAAGCTCTCAAGGCAGCTTTCTGTTTGAGGAAGCTACCATCGAAAGCTGCAAATCTGACAGTCCCAGAACAGAGTTCATCCACAGGTCGTCAaagatgaaaggctcaccagctGCCCCAAGTAGAATTAGGGCTTACGTGGCCAGTACTAAAACTGGACCATCATCTGCATGGGATGAAGTAGAACAGTCACTTCATTTTCAGAGCTCAACTCTTGTTTCATTGGTCCAGAAGTCCACTACCAAAAATACACGGCCAGGCAATGCAGGAATTGAGGCTCTACTAAGGCCAGGGAATCAATCATTAGCTGCTATGGCACAAATTGGAACAGGTCTTGGACCAAAGCAAGTGACCACATCAATTTCATTACTGAGATCAAAGTCCGATTTGCCAAGTCAGAACTCCAATTGTGAAGTCTTTCAAAGAGCTGATGTTGGAAATATGTCTCTGCTGAAAGCATCAGATGCCTTATCAAGCTCAACTCCTGATGTTTTGAGTAAGAAATCCACTGGTAGATATATTCAACTGGCCGATAATGGACATATGGCTGTACCAAGGCTATTGAAACGAGCACCATCCACCAATATTGAGATTGGAGCAGGCTCTTGCTCAAAGACAGTGGCACCACCAGTTCCCTTGCTGATCTCAAATCCTGATTTTCCAG GAACAGCTTTTGAGCCAAAGAAAGTGACACCATCTGTTCCTTTGTCAAGCGCATTGCCTGATTTCAGCAAGAAATCTTCTAGAGAACATGGTCCACTTTTATACACTAGCTTCCCTGAGCCTGCTGTAGAGAGGCATTCCCATACCTTTCCCCGAATGCAAGCTGAATCCTTGGTTGATCGGTTGGATACTGCATATATAGCAGCACATCTTGGAACTTCACCTCTCTCTGGATCACTTGTGGAGGTATATCGCCTTAAGAAGTTGATTGAAGAACATGGGTCGCATGATTGTGCTGGAAATGATTATGTTGGTAGAATTCCTGCTCCATCTTCTGTGCCTGGCGCAGAGCATCCATCTTTTCCTTTGGAGCCCTTGAGG AAAGATATCAGTTACTTCCAGTCCTTAATCAAGCAATACGGGGAAGAAAGAGGAAATCAGGATGATGAGCTGTCTCTGTATGGAATATCTTACAATCACGTGCAATCAAAGGAAGCAGATCGAAAGTCTAAGAGAGCATGTAAGTTCTATAACAGTTCAAAGGGATGCCGAAATGGTTCCAGCTGCCCTTTCGAGCATGATGTACCTGGACGGTGGAGGACTGATGTTGTGTTGGAGGCGCCTGGTGCAAAGAGGGTGAAGCTTGGTGGGATTTTTACAGGGAGAACATGA
- the LOC113699464 gene encoding uncharacterized protein isoform X1, translating into MSNKKKKMKREKKSSRVCWATEANLCQVPRLLFVQVKFFQSEDCPSAVGREPPGNPHERVSNANIATADGCPGSSVGSYPNLLSHKGVSHIPQIPWRTPPRFDLKFKCHVAAGEESEEVEVQKHREMRVREVVYPHFSAVPPSPSISSDVEAEHFDDWHTPVIPVIAIEEAAETDCLYNETAALNISAKSEPANMSQSPSTSEIFDIPQSKSLLSRELSKGKKSDHAPLQDLDGPMVAAAAATTAIMKSKEHGSLIGPELMIKLLSNPKLVQKLIDERGLASDTTTGTSGSRKAESSVHRPSSQGSFLFEEATIESCKSDSPRTEFIHRSSKMKGSPAAPSRIRAYVASTKTGPSSAWDEVEQSLHFQSSTLVSLVQKSTTKNTRPGNAGIEALLRPGNQSLAAMAQIGTGLGPKQVTTSISLLRSKSDLPSQNSNCEVFQRADVGNMSLLKASDALSSSTPDVLSKKSTGRYIQLADNGHMAVPRLLKRAPSTNIEIGAGSCSKTVAPPVPLLISNPDFPGTAFEPKKVTPSVPLSSALPDFSKKSSREHGPLLYTSFPEPAVERHSHTFPRMQAESLVDRLDTAYIAAHLGTSPLSGSLVEVYRLKKLIEEHGSHDCAGNDYVGRIPAPSSVPGAEHPSFPLEPLRKDISYFQSLIKQYGEERGNQDDELSLYGISYNHVQSKEADRKSKRACKFYNSSKGCRNGSSCPFEHDVPGRWRTDVVLEAPGAKRVKLGGIFTGRT; encoded by the exons AtgtcaaacaagaaaaaaaaaatgaagcgaGAGAAGAAATCCAGCAGAGTTTGTTGGGCAACTGAAGCTAATCTTTGTCAG GTCCCTCGTTTGTTATTTGTGCAGGTAAAATTTTTCCAATCAGAAGATTGCCCATCTGCGGTAGGTAGGGAACCTCCTGGAAATCCTCACGAAAGGGTATCAAATGCAAATATTGCGACTGCTGATGGTTGTCCTGGATCGTCAGTCGGAAGCTACCCCAACCTACTGAGCCATAAAGGTGTCTCACACATTCCTCAGATTCCGTGGAGAACTCCTCCTCGA TTTGATTTGAAGTTTAAATGTCACGTGGCTGCTGGGGAAGAAAGTGAAGAAGTAGAGGTTCAAAAGCATAGGGAAATGAGAGTGCGTGAGGTAGTTTATCCTCACTTTTCTGCTGTTCCTCCCAG CCCCTCGATCTCATCGGATGTGGAAGCCGAACATTTTGATGATTGGCATACTCCGGTTATTCCTGTCATTGCAATTGAAGAAGCAGCAGAAACGGACTGCCTGTATAATGAAACAGCAGCGCTCAACATTTCCGCCAAGTCAGAACCAGCAAATATGTCCCAAAGCCCATCAACTTCTGAAATTTTTGACATCCCTCAGAGCAAGTCTCTTCTTTCTCGAGAGCTATCTAAAGGTAAAAAATCTGATCATGCACCACTGCAAGATCTAGATGGCCCAATGGTTGCAGCAGCAGCTGCCACAACTGCAATCATGAAAAGTAAAGAGCATGGAAGTTTAATAGGCCCAGAGTTGATGATAAAGCTTCTTAGCAACCCAAAATTGGTACAGAAACTGATTGATGAACGAGGACTAGCTTCAGATACTACAACTGGAACATCTGGATCAAGGAAGGCCGAGTCTTCAGTTCACCGTCCAAGCTCTCAAGGCAGCTTTCTGTTTGAGGAAGCTACCATCGAAAGCTGCAAATCTGACAGTCCCAGAACAGAGTTCATCCACAGGTCGTCAaagatgaaaggctcaccagctGCCCCAAGTAGAATTAGGGCTTACGTGGCCAGTACTAAAACTGGACCATCATCTGCATGGGATGAAGTAGAACAGTCACTTCATTTTCAGAGCTCAACTCTTGTTTCATTGGTCCAGAAGTCCACTACCAAAAATACACGGCCAGGCAATGCAGGAATTGAGGCTCTACTAAGGCCAGGGAATCAATCATTAGCTGCTATGGCACAAATTGGAACAGGTCTTGGACCAAAGCAAGTGACCACATCAATTTCATTACTGAGATCAAAGTCCGATTTGCCAAGTCAGAACTCCAATTGTGAAGTCTTTCAAAGAGCTGATGTTGGAAATATGTCTCTGCTGAAAGCATCAGATGCCTTATCAAGCTCAACTCCTGATGTTTTGAGTAAGAAATCCACTGGTAGATATATTCAACTGGCCGATAATGGACATATGGCTGTACCAAGGCTATTGAAACGAGCACCATCCACCAATATTGAGATTGGAGCAGGCTCTTGCTCAAAGACAGTGGCACCACCAGTTCCCTTGCTGATCTCAAATCCTGATTTTCCAG GAACAGCTTTTGAGCCAAAGAAAGTGACACCATCTGTTCCTTTGTCAAGCGCATTGCCTGATTTCAGCAAGAAATCTTCTAGAGAACATGGTCCACTTTTATACACTAGCTTCCCTGAGCCTGCTGTAGAGAGGCATTCCCATACCTTTCCCCGAATGCAAGCTGAATCCTTGGTTGATCGGTTGGATACTGCATATATAGCAGCACATCTTGGAACTTCACCTCTCTCTGGATCACTTGTGGAGGTATATCGCCTTAAGAAGTTGATTGAAGAACATGGGTCGCATGATTGTGCTGGAAATGATTATGTTGGTAGAATTCCTGCTCCATCTTCTGTGCCTGGCGCAGAGCATCCATCTTTTCCTTTGGAGCCCTTGAGG AAAGATATCAGTTACTTCCAGTCCTTAATCAAGCAATACGGGGAAGAAAGAGGAAATCAGGATGATGAGCTGTCTCTGTATGGAATATCTTACAATCACGTGCAATCAAAGGAAGCAGATCGAAAGTCTAAGAGAGCATGTAAGTTCTATAACAGTTCAAAGGGATGCCGAAATGGTTCCAGCTGCCCTTTCGAGCATGATGTACCTGGACGGTGGAGGACTGATGTTGTGTTGGAGGCGCCTGGTGCAAAGAGGGTGAAGCTTGGTGGGATTTTTACAGGGAGAACATGA
- the LOC113699464 gene encoding uncharacterized protein isoform X5 — MQMNIPALFQVKFFQSEDCPSAVGREPPGNPHERVSNANIATADGCPGSSVGSYPNLLSHKGVSHIPQIPWRTPPRFDLKFKCHVAAGEESEEVEVQKHREMRVREVVYPHFSAVPPSPSISSDVEAEHFDDWHTPVIPVIAIEEAAETDCLYNETAALNISAKSEPANMSQSPSTSEIFDIPQSKSLLSRELSKGKKSDHAPLQDLDGPMVAAAAATTAIMKSKEHGSLIGPELMIKLLSNPKLVQKLIDERGLASDTTTGTSGSRKAESSVHRPSSQGSFLFEEATIESCKSDSPRTEFIHRSSKMKGSPAAPSRIRAYVASTKTGPSSAWDEVEQSLHFQSSTLVSLVQKSTTKNTRPGNAGIEALLRPGNQSLAAMAQIGTGLGPKQVTTSISLLRSKSDLPSQNSNCEVFQRADVGNMSLLKASDALSSSTPDVLSKKSTGRYIQLADNGHMAVPRLLKRAPSTNIEIGAGSCSKTVAPPVPLLISNPDFPGTAFEPKKVTPSVPLSSALPDFSKKSSREHGPLLYTSFPEPAVERHSHTFPRMQAESLVDRLDTAYIAAHLGTSPLSGSLVEVYRLKKLIEEHGSHDCAGNDYVGRIPAPSSVPGAEHPSFPLEPLRKDISYFQSLIKQYGEERGNQDDELSLYGISYNHVQSKEADRKSKRACKFYNSSKGCRNGSSCPFEHDVPGRWRTDVVLEAPGAKRVKLGGIFTGRT; from the exons ATGCAGATGAATATCCCCGCACTTTTTCAG GTAAAATTTTTCCAATCAGAAGATTGCCCATCTGCGGTAGGTAGGGAACCTCCTGGAAATCCTCACGAAAGGGTATCAAATGCAAATATTGCGACTGCTGATGGTTGTCCTGGATCGTCAGTCGGAAGCTACCCCAACCTACTGAGCCATAAAGGTGTCTCACACATTCCTCAGATTCCGTGGAGAACTCCTCCTCGA TTTGATTTGAAGTTTAAATGTCACGTGGCTGCTGGGGAAGAAAGTGAAGAAGTAGAGGTTCAAAAGCATAGGGAAATGAGAGTGCGTGAGGTAGTTTATCCTCACTTTTCTGCTGTTCCTCCCAG CCCCTCGATCTCATCGGATGTGGAAGCCGAACATTTTGATGATTGGCATACTCCGGTTATTCCTGTCATTGCAATTGAAGAAGCAGCAGAAACGGACTGCCTGTATAATGAAACAGCAGCGCTCAACATTTCCGCCAAGTCAGAACCAGCAAATATGTCCCAAAGCCCATCAACTTCTGAAATTTTTGACATCCCTCAGAGCAAGTCTCTTCTTTCTCGAGAGCTATCTAAAGGTAAAAAATCTGATCATGCACCACTGCAAGATCTAGATGGCCCAATGGTTGCAGCAGCAGCTGCCACAACTGCAATCATGAAAAGTAAAGAGCATGGAAGTTTAATAGGCCCAGAGTTGATGATAAAGCTTCTTAGCAACCCAAAATTGGTACAGAAACTGATTGATGAACGAGGACTAGCTTCAGATACTACAACTGGAACATCTGGATCAAGGAAGGCCGAGTCTTCAGTTCACCGTCCAAGCTCTCAAGGCAGCTTTCTGTTTGAGGAAGCTACCATCGAAAGCTGCAAATCTGACAGTCCCAGAACAGAGTTCATCCACAGGTCGTCAaagatgaaaggctcaccagctGCCCCAAGTAGAATTAGGGCTTACGTGGCCAGTACTAAAACTGGACCATCATCTGCATGGGATGAAGTAGAACAGTCACTTCATTTTCAGAGCTCAACTCTTGTTTCATTGGTCCAGAAGTCCACTACCAAAAATACACGGCCAGGCAATGCAGGAATTGAGGCTCTACTAAGGCCAGGGAATCAATCATTAGCTGCTATGGCACAAATTGGAACAGGTCTTGGACCAAAGCAAGTGACCACATCAATTTCATTACTGAGATCAAAGTCCGATTTGCCAAGTCAGAACTCCAATTGTGAAGTCTTTCAAAGAGCTGATGTTGGAAATATGTCTCTGCTGAAAGCATCAGATGCCTTATCAAGCTCAACTCCTGATGTTTTGAGTAAGAAATCCACTGGTAGATATATTCAACTGGCCGATAATGGACATATGGCTGTACCAAGGCTATTGAAACGAGCACCATCCACCAATATTGAGATTGGAGCAGGCTCTTGCTCAAAGACAGTGGCACCACCAGTTCCCTTGCTGATCTCAAATCCTGATTTTCCAG GAACAGCTTTTGAGCCAAAGAAAGTGACACCATCTGTTCCTTTGTCAAGCGCATTGCCTGATTTCAGCAAGAAATCTTCTAGAGAACATGGTCCACTTTTATACACTAGCTTCCCTGAGCCTGCTGTAGAGAGGCATTCCCATACCTTTCCCCGAATGCAAGCTGAATCCTTGGTTGATCGGTTGGATACTGCATATATAGCAGCACATCTTGGAACTTCACCTCTCTCTGGATCACTTGTGGAGGTATATCGCCTTAAGAAGTTGATTGAAGAACATGGGTCGCATGATTGTGCTGGAAATGATTATGTTGGTAGAATTCCTGCTCCATCTTCTGTGCCTGGCGCAGAGCATCCATCTTTTCCTTTGGAGCCCTTGAGG AAAGATATCAGTTACTTCCAGTCCTTAATCAAGCAATACGGGGAAGAAAGAGGAAATCAGGATGATGAGCTGTCTCTGTATGGAATATCTTACAATCACGTGCAATCAAAGGAAGCAGATCGAAAGTCTAAGAGAGCATGTAAGTTCTATAACAGTTCAAAGGGATGCCGAAATGGTTCCAGCTGCCCTTTCGAGCATGATGTACCTGGACGGTGGAGGACTGATGTTGTGTTGGAGGCGCCTGGTGCAAAGAGGGTGAAGCTTGGTGGGATTTTTACAGGGAGAACATGA